A stretch of the Deltaproteobacteria bacterium genome encodes the following:
- the mraW gene encoding 16S rRNA (cytosine(1402)-N(4))-methyltransferase, giving the protein TFQAIRMAVNREQEELAHLLSEIPSTMAQGGRLALISFHSLEDRMVKQAMRRWQEPCECPRDFPHCVCGKQSLGHQLTPRPLTPSTEELERNARARSAKLRVFEFSGGTP; this is encoded by the coding sequence AAACCTTCCAGGCCATCCGGATGGCAGTGAACCGCGAACAGGAGGAACTGGCGCATCTGCTCTCGGAAATCCCCTCCACCATGGCCCAAGGGGGCCGACTGGCCTTGATCAGCTTTCATTCCCTGGAAGACCGGATGGTCAAACAGGCCATGCGCCGTTGGCAGGAACCCTGCGAATGCCCGCGCGATTTTCCCCACTGTGTTTGCGGTAAGCAATCCCTGGGTCACCAGCTCACCCCCAGGCCTCTTACGCCGTCAACCGAGGAGCTTGAACGCAATGCCAGGGCCAGAAGCGCGAAACTTCGGGTTTTTGAGTTCAGTGGGGGGACGCCATGA